The following proteins are encoded in a genomic region of Mycobacterium sp. 155:
- a CDS encoding RDD family protein, protein MARTMGSWLSGPGPFDSRDGSDGKDDGSTKYPGERLGLPESGSGSLARTGRRVGALFVDWLVAYGLAGLALASGLISLASLSTAVMVVWIVLGTVAVRLFSFTPGQLALGLVVAGTDGRDKVGLGRALVRVLLIALVIPPLVTDSDLRGLHDRVTFTAVLRR, encoded by the coding sequence ATGGCCCGCACTATGGGGAGCTGGTTGTCAGGTCCCGGACCTTTCGATTCCCGTGACGGTTCCGACGGCAAGGACGACGGATCCACGAAGTACCCCGGAGAACGCCTCGGCCTGCCCGAATCCGGCTCCGGCTCGCTCGCCAGGACCGGCAGGCGCGTCGGCGCGCTGTTCGTCGACTGGCTCGTGGCCTACGGGCTGGCGGGCCTGGCACTGGCCTCGGGCCTCATCTCCCTGGCATCACTGTCGACGGCAGTCATGGTGGTGTGGATCGTGCTGGGCACGGTGGCGGTTCGACTGTTCTCGTTCACCCCGGGCCAGCTGGCGCTGGGCCTGGTGGTGGCGGGCACGGACGGCCGTGACAAGGTCGGGCTCGGACGCGCTCTGGTCCGGGTGCTGTTGATCGCGCTGGTCATACCACCGTTGGTGACCGACAGTGATCTACGGGGTCTGCATGACCGGGTCACATTCACCGCTGTCCTGCGGCGGTAG
- a CDS encoding DUF4191 domain-containing protein yields MAKSRNAAETKAAKAEAKAARKAASKQRRSQLWQAFQIQRKEDKRLLPYMIGALVLIVAVAVVAGILLGGISTYTLPVLGVVLGLLVAFIIFGRRAQKSVYRKAEGQTGAAAWALENLRGKWRVTPAVAVTGHFDAVHRVIGRPGVIFVGEGSPSRVKPLLAQEKKRTARLVGEVPIYDIVVGNGEGEVPLSKLERHLSKLPSNITVKQMDSLESRLVALGSKAGPGAVPKGPLPAAAKMRGAQRSARRR; encoded by the coding sequence ATGGCGAAATCCCGCAATGCCGCGGAAACCAAAGCGGCGAAGGCCGAGGCGAAGGCCGCCCGCAAGGCGGCCTCCAAGCAGCGTCGCAGCCAGCTGTGGCAGGCCTTCCAGATCCAGCGTAAAGAGGACAAGCGGCTGCTGCCGTACATGATCGGCGCTTTGGTGCTGATCGTGGCGGTGGCCGTGGTGGCGGGCATCCTCCTCGGCGGTATCAGCACCTATACGCTGCCGGTGCTCGGCGTCGTGCTGGGCTTGCTGGTGGCGTTCATCATCTTCGGCCGCCGCGCGCAGAAGTCGGTGTACCGCAAGGCCGAAGGTCAGACCGGCGCGGCCGCCTGGGCGCTGGAGAACCTGCGGGGCAAGTGGCGCGTGACCCCAGCCGTCGCGGTGACCGGACACTTCGATGCCGTGCACCGCGTCATCGGCCGGCCCGGGGTGATCTTCGTCGGTGAAGGCTCACCCTCGCGGGTCAAGCCACTCCTGGCGCAGGAGAAGAAGCGCACGGCGCGGCTGGTCGGCGAGGTCCCGATCTACGACATCGTGGTCGGAAATGGCGAGGGCGAGGTGCCCCTGTCCAAGCTCGAACGGCACCTGTCCAAGCTGCCGAGCAACATCACCGTCAAGCAGATGGACTCACTGGAGTCGCGGCTTGTCGCGTTGGGTTCCAAGGCCGGTCCGGGTGCGGTGCCCAAGGGACCGTTACCGGCGGCGGCAAAGATGCGCGGAGCGCAGCGCAGCGCGCGGAGGCGCTAA
- the lipA gene encoding lipoyl synthase: MSVVPEGRKLLRLEVRNAQTPIERKPPWIKTRAKMGPEYTELKGLVRREGLHTVCEEAGCPNIFECWEDREATFLIGGEQCTRRCDFCQIDTGKPAELDRDEPRRVAESVQAMGLRYSTITGVARDDLPDGGAWLYAETVRQIKALNPGTGVELLIPDFNGIGEQLAQVFDSRPEVLAHNVETVPRIFKRIRPAFRYQRSLDVITAARNAGLVTKSNLILGMGETIEEIHTALRDLHNAGCDIVTITQYLRPSPRHHPVERWVHPDEFVALSAFAEELGFAGVLAGPLVRSSYRAGKLYAQAARLRFAGHPPVS; encoded by the coding sequence GTGAGTGTCGTGCCAGAGGGTCGGAAGCTGCTTCGCCTCGAAGTCCGGAACGCGCAGACGCCGATCGAGCGCAAGCCCCCGTGGATCAAGACCCGCGCCAAGATGGGCCCCGAATACACCGAACTCAAGGGCTTGGTGCGGCGCGAAGGCCTGCACACGGTATGCGAAGAAGCCGGCTGCCCCAACATCTTCGAATGCTGGGAGGACCGCGAGGCCACCTTCCTCATCGGCGGCGAACAGTGCACCCGACGCTGCGACTTCTGCCAGATCGACACCGGCAAGCCAGCAGAACTCGACCGAGACGAACCACGCCGGGTCGCCGAGAGTGTGCAGGCGATGGGTCTGCGGTATTCCACGATCACCGGGGTGGCCCGTGACGATCTGCCCGACGGCGGGGCCTGGCTCTACGCCGAGACGGTCCGCCAGATCAAGGCACTCAACCCGGGCACGGGTGTGGAACTGCTCATCCCTGACTTCAACGGCATCGGCGAACAGTTGGCGCAAGTCTTCGATTCGCGTCCGGAAGTGTTGGCGCACAACGTCGAAACCGTACCCCGCATCTTCAAGCGGATCCGTCCTGCCTTCCGATACCAGCGCAGCCTGGACGTGATCACCGCTGCCCGCAACGCCGGTCTGGTCACCAAGTCCAACCTGATCCTGGGCATGGGCGAGACCATCGAGGAAATCCACACCGCGCTGCGCGACCTGCACAACGCCGGCTGCGACATCGTCACCATCACGCAATACCTGCGGCCCTCACCGCGGCATCATCCGGTCGAGCGCTGGGTACATCCCGACGAGTTCGTCGCGCTGTCAGCCTTCGCCGAGGAGCTCGGTTTCGCCGGTGTTCTCGCCGGGCCCCTGGTGCGTTCGTCCTACCGGGCGGGCAAGCTCTACGCACAGGCCGCGCGGCTGCGTTTCGCCGGGCACCCCCCCGTATCCTGA
- the lipB gene encoding lipoyl(octanoyl) transferase LipB: MTSIRAARSAVDVRRLGTVDYQVAWQLQRDVADARIAGGPDTLLLLQHPAVYTAGKRTEPHERPVDGTPVVDTDRGGKITWHGPGQLVGYPIIGLTEPLDVVNFVRRLEEALIAVCGQFGLTTGRVAGRSGVWVPGSEIEGRRIPARKVGAIGIRVAHGTTLHGFALNCDCDLSAFSSIIPCGIADAGVTSLTAELGHRIGVDDVMDRVTESVCDALDGRLEVALNVG; this comes from the coding sequence GTGACATCGATCCGCGCGGCCCGTTCGGCAGTCGACGTGCGGCGCCTCGGCACCGTCGACTATCAGGTGGCATGGCAGCTACAGCGGGACGTCGCCGACGCCAGGATCGCCGGCGGCCCCGACACACTGTTGTTGCTGCAGCATCCGGCTGTCTACACCGCAGGCAAACGCACCGAGCCGCACGAGCGTCCGGTGGACGGCACGCCCGTCGTCGACACCGACCGCGGCGGCAAGATCACCTGGCACGGTCCCGGTCAGCTGGTGGGTTATCCGATCATCGGCCTGACCGAGCCTCTCGATGTGGTGAATTTCGTTCGTCGCCTTGAAGAAGCCCTGATCGCGGTGTGCGGTCAGTTCGGCCTCACCACCGGCCGCGTGGCCGGCCGTTCAGGGGTCTGGGTGCCTGGCTCGGAAATTGAGGGGCGCCGCATTCCCGCGCGCAAGGTGGGCGCCATCGGCATCCGGGTCGCCCACGGGACGACGCTGCACGGGTTCGCGCTGAACTGTGACTGCGACCTGTCGGCGTTCTCGTCGATCATCCCGTGCGGCATCGCCGATGCCGGGGTGACGTCACTGACCGCCGAACTGGGACACCGCATCGGCGTCGACGACGTCATGGACCGGGTGACCGAATCGGTGTGCGACGCGCTGGACGGCCGGTTGGAAGTCGCCCTGAACGTAGGATGA
- a CDS encoding TIGR01777 family oxidoreductase, with amino-acid sequence MVIGQSSAVVAIAGSSGLIGSALASALRAADHRVLRIVRRAPSNADELFWNPDTGEFDSGALRGVDVVVNLCGVNVGEKRWSGAFKQSLRDSRIEPTEVLAAAVAEAAVPVLINASAVGYYGNTRDQATDETAPAGHGFLAQLCYDWEAATAAAAAAGARVALLRTGLVLAPSGGLLSRLKPLFSFGLGARLGNGRQYLPWISLEDEIRAVLFTMWTDSMSGPVNLTGPAPVTNAEFTAALGRAVNRPTPLMVPGFALRTLLGEFADEGLLAGQRVIPAALERAGFEFHHHTVGEALAYVTAPKDL; translated from the coding sequence GTGGTCATCGGACAAAGCTCAGCTGTCGTTGCGATCGCGGGGTCCTCTGGCCTGATCGGCTCGGCACTGGCGTCTGCACTGCGCGCCGCCGACCATCGAGTGCTGCGGATCGTGCGTCGGGCACCGTCGAATGCCGACGAACTGTTCTGGAATCCCGACACCGGTGAGTTCGACTCGGGTGCACTGCGCGGCGTCGACGTGGTGGTGAACCTGTGCGGGGTCAACGTCGGCGAGAAGCGCTGGTCAGGAGCTTTCAAGCAGAGTCTGCGGGACAGCCGGATCGAACCTACCGAGGTGCTGGCCGCCGCGGTGGCCGAGGCGGCAGTGCCGGTGCTGATCAATGCCAGTGCGGTCGGTTACTACGGCAACACCCGCGACCAGGCCACCGACGAGACGGCTCCGGCGGGCCACGGCTTTCTGGCCCAGTTGTGTTACGACTGGGAGGCCGCGACCGCCGCGGCCGCAGCCGCCGGTGCCCGGGTGGCGCTGCTACGGACCGGCTTGGTGCTGGCGCCGTCCGGCGGCCTGCTCTCCCGGTTGAAACCGCTGTTCTCGTTCGGCCTCGGGGCCCGGCTCGGCAACGGACGCCAGTACCTGCCCTGGATCAGCTTGGAGGACGAGATCCGGGCCGTGCTGTTCACCATGTGGACCGACTCGATGTCGGGTCCGGTGAACCTCACCGGCCCGGCACCGGTGACCAACGCCGAGTTCACCGCAGCCCTCGGCCGAGCCGTCAACCGCCCCACTCCGCTGATGGTGCCGGGTTTCGCGCTGCGGACCCTGCTCGGCGAATTCGCCGACGAGGGTCTGCTGGCCGGGCAGCGTGTCATTCCCGCAGCACTGGAACGGGCTGGTTTCGAGTTCCACCACCACACTGTCGGCGAGGCTCTTGCCTACGTCACCGCACCCAAAGACCTGTGA
- the sucB gene encoding 2-oxoglutarate dehydrogenase, E2 component, dihydrolipoamide succinyltransferase has product MAISVQMPALGESVTEGTVTRWLKQEGDTVELDEPLLEVSTDKVDTEIPSPAAGVLTKIVAQEDDTVEIGGELAVIGEAGETAAAAPAPETAPAAQPEPEPAPTPAPAAQPAEPAAEAAPAPAAAPAPAAASGTATSVVMPELGESVTEGTVTRWLKKVGDSVGVDEPLVEVSTDKVDTEIPSPVAGTLLAITAEEDDIVAVGGELAKIGDAAATPAAPAPAPPAAPAPEPKPEPKAAPAPEPKPEPKPQPAPEPAPATAPAAPAAPAPAAPAAAAPAPTAPATDGSPYVTPLVRKLAAENNIDLSTVKGTGVGGRIRKQDVLAAAEAKKTPPAPTAASTPAPAAAAPAATPAPALAHLRGTTQKVNRIRQITAKKTRESLQATAQLTQTHEVDMTKIVALRARAKAEFAEREGVNLTYLPFIARAVIDALKIHPNVNASYNEDTKEITYYDAEHLGFAVDTDQGLLSPVIHNAGDLSLGGLARAIADIAARARSGNLKPDELSGGTFTITNIGSQGALFDTPILVPPQAAMLGTGAIVKRPRVISDAYGNESIGVRSVCYLPLTYDHRLIDGADAGRFVTTIKRRLEEGAFEADLGL; this is encoded by the coding sequence ATGGCCATCTCCGTCCAGATGCCCGCGCTAGGTGAGAGTGTCACTGAGGGGACCGTCACCCGCTGGCTTAAACAGGAGGGCGACACGGTCGAACTCGACGAGCCACTGCTGGAGGTGTCCACCGACAAGGTCGACACCGAGATCCCGTCCCCGGCCGCCGGCGTGTTGACCAAGATCGTCGCTCAGGAGGACGACACCGTCGAGATCGGCGGCGAACTGGCCGTCATCGGCGAGGCCGGCGAAACGGCTGCCGCTGCTCCGGCCCCCGAAACCGCCCCCGCCGCTCAACCCGAACCCGAGCCGGCCCCGACCCCGGCCCCGGCCGCCCAGCCGGCCGAGCCGGCCGCCGAAGCTGCCCCCGCACCGGCTGCTGCCCCGGCTCCGGCGGCGGCGTCGGGCACAGCCACTTCCGTGGTGATGCCCGAGCTGGGCGAATCGGTCACCGAGGGCACCGTCACTCGATGGCTCAAGAAGGTCGGCGACAGTGTCGGGGTAGACGAACCACTGGTGGAAGTATCCACCGACAAGGTCGACACCGAAATTCCCTCCCCGGTCGCCGGCACCTTGCTGGCCATCACCGCCGAAGAAGACGACATCGTCGCCGTCGGCGGCGAACTGGCCAAGATCGGCGACGCCGCAGCCACCCCGGCGGCCCCCGCACCCGCTCCCCCGGCTGCACCGGCACCTGAGCCCAAGCCAGAACCCAAGGCCGCGCCGGCGCCCGAACCCAAGCCAGAACCGAAGCCGCAACCCGCACCCGAGCCGGCCCCGGCCACCGCCCCGGCAGCCCCGGCCGCTCCAGCGCCCGCAGCCCCGGCCGCCGCGGCTCCGGCGCCAACGGCTCCGGCCACCGACGGTTCCCCCTACGTCACGCCGCTGGTGCGAAAGTTGGCAGCCGAAAACAACATCGACCTGTCCACGGTCAAGGGCACCGGCGTCGGCGGCCGCATCCGCAAACAAGACGTACTCGCCGCCGCTGAAGCCAAGAAAACCCCCCCAGCACCAACGGCCGCGTCGACACCAGCCCCCGCCGCCGCGGCCCCGGCCGCAACTCCGGCACCGGCGTTGGCGCATCTGCGCGGTACCACCCAAAAGGTCAACCGGATCCGTCAGATCACCGCCAAGAAAACCCGCGAATCTCTACAAGCCACCGCACAGTTGACCCAAACCCACGAGGTCGACATGACCAAGATCGTGGCGCTGCGGGCCCGCGCCAAGGCTGAGTTCGCCGAACGCGAAGGGGTCAATCTGACCTACCTCCCGTTCATCGCACGAGCGGTCATCGACGCGCTCAAAATCCATCCCAACGTCAACGCCAGCTACAACGAAGACACCAAAGAGATCACCTACTACGACGCCGAACACCTCGGCTTCGCCGTCGACACCGACCAGGGCTTGCTCTCCCCGGTCATCCACAACGCCGGTGACCTCTCGCTGGGCGGGCTGGCCCGCGCTATCGCCGACATCGCCGCCCGCGCCCGCTCAGGCAACCTCAAACCCGACGAGCTGTCCGGCGGCACCTTTACCATCACCAACATCGGCAGCCAAGGCGCCCTGTTCGACACTCCGATCCTGGTGCCGCCGCAGGCCGCCATGCTCGGCACCGGCGCGATCGTCAAACGCCCCCGGGTCATCTCCGACGCCTACGGCAACGAATCCATCGGCGTGCGATCGGTCTGCTACCTGCCCCTGACCTACGACCACCGGCTCATCGACGGTGCCGACGCCGGACGCTTCGTCACCACCATCAAACGCCGGCTCGAAGAGGGTGCATTCGAGGCCGATCTGGGGCTCTAG
- a CDS encoding SDR family oxidoreductase — MQRFVDSADGTRIAVYEQGDRDLPTLVMAHGWPDSHVLWDGVVAELGDRYRIVRYDNRGAGASDVPKPVSAFTMERFADDLSAVLDEVSPGTPAHVLAHDWGSVGAWEYLSRPGSAERVASFTSVSGPSTDHYGLFVRGRLARPYRPIRFARAVNLASRFSYWIPFSVPVIAPALMRAGVARRLQAIDTPGPKFQSENLDIDAANSLKIYRANAIRSFTRLRRDHYVAIPVQLICNDDDPVVRGHGYDDESKWVPRLWRRDLKAGHWAPFSHPKAIATAVAELVDHLEGAPATRALRRAQVGRPRKTFGDTLVSITGAGSGIGRATALAFAAEGAEVVVSDIDEAAAKATAAQIAERGGVAHAYALDVADTEAVERFVEQVCTEHGVPDVVVNNAGIGVVNCCRSFARRLVERGTGGHIVNVVSMAAHPQSNAYALFSDCLRAELSSAGIGLTTIRPRVIDTNVVDTTRFDVKAFAARRYGPDKAAKAIVSAVRRAD, encoded by the coding sequence ATGCAGCGCTTCGTCGATAGTGCCGACGGGACCCGCATCGCAGTCTACGAACAGGGCGACCGGGACCTGCCCACGCTGGTGATGGCCCACGGCTGGCCCGATTCTCACGTGCTGTGGGACGGCGTGGTCGCCGAATTGGGGGACCGGTACCGGATCGTGCGGTACGACAACCGCGGCGCCGGGGCCTCCGACGTACCTAAGCCAGTCTCCGCCTTCACCATGGAGCGGTTCGCCGACGACCTCTCGGCAGTGCTCGACGAGGTCAGTCCGGGCACGCCAGCCCATGTGCTGGCTCACGACTGGGGTTCGGTCGGCGCCTGGGAATACCTGAGTCGTCCCGGGTCGGCCGAGCGCGTCGCCTCCTTCACGTCGGTGTCTGGGCCCAGCACAGACCACTACGGATTGTTCGTGCGTGGCCGGCTGGCCCGCCCCTACCGGCCCATCCGATTCGCCAGGGCGGTGAACCTGGCATCTCGGTTCAGCTACTGGATCCCGTTCTCGGTACCGGTGATCGCACCGGCGCTGATGCGTGCGGGAGTTGCTCGACGACTGCAGGCGATCGACACCCCGGGGCCCAAGTTCCAGTCCGAGAACCTCGACATCGACGCCGCCAACTCACTGAAGATCTACCGCGCGAACGCTATTCGATCGTTCACCCGGCTGCGGCGCGATCACTACGTCGCGATTCCGGTGCAGCTGATCTGCAACGACGACGACCCCGTGGTGCGTGGCCATGGCTACGACGACGAGTCCAAGTGGGTGCCGCGGCTGTGGCGCCGTGACCTGAAAGCCGGCCACTGGGCCCCGTTCTCACATCCGAAGGCCATCGCGACTGCCGTCGCCGAACTTGTCGATCATCTGGAGGGCGCACCCGCGACCCGGGCGTTGCGCCGGGCGCAGGTCGGGCGCCCCCGCAAAACCTTCGGTGACACACTCGTTTCCATTACGGGGGCAGGCAGCGGTATCGGCCGGGCCACCGCATTGGCGTTCGCGGCCGAAGGGGCCGAGGTGGTCGTCAGCGACATCGACGAGGCTGCCGCCAAGGCGACCGCGGCCCAGATCGCCGAGCGCGGTGGCGTCGCACATGCCTACGCGCTCGACGTCGCCGACACCGAGGCAGTCGAACGCTTCGTCGAACAGGTGTGCACCGAGCACGGCGTACCCGACGTCGTGGTCAACAACGCCGGGATAGGAGTCGTCAACTGTTGCCGGTCGTTTGCGCGCCGGCTCGTCGAGCGGGGCACCGGTGGCCACATCGTCAACGTCGTATCGATGGCGGCCCACCCGCAGTCGAACGCCTACGCCCTGTTCTCCGATTGCCTGCGCGCCGAATTGAGCTCGGCGGGCATCGGTTTGACGACGATCCGCCCCCGCGTCATCGACACGAACGTCGTCGACACCACGCGCTTCGACGTGAAAGCCTTCGCGGCGCGGCGTTACGGACCGGACAAGGCGGCCAAAGCTATCGTCTCGGCGGTGCGCCGGGCTGACTAG
- a CDS encoding leucyl aminopeptidase, with protein sequence MSSAPGYQAPTVTVSSALPRRGVADAVLIVPVVTDKSGPKVLAAESYLDDEIIGAIESGLRALGASGAEGQSHRLVVAALPVASVLAVGLGEPREIWPADVIRRAAGSAARSLDKVGSVVTTLSAIDLEATVEGLILGAYRFSEFRSAKTAPKDPGLTKIVALTPDTKAAAKKAADRAVDIATAVATARDFVNTPPSHLFPAEFAKRAKDLGEAYGLEVEVLDDKALTKAGYGGIVGVGKGSSRPPRLVRLAHRGGGRSRTRGARSAGVKTVALVGKGITFDTGGISIKPAANMHHMTSDMGGAAAVIATVVLAAQQQLPIDVIATVPMAENMPSATAQRPGDVLTQYGGTTVEVLNTDAEGRLILADAIVRACEDNPDYLIETSTLTGAQTVALGARTPGVMGSDEFRDRVATLSQSVGENGWAMPLPEELKEDLKSTVADLANVSGSRFAGMLVAGTYLREFVADGVQWAHIDVAAPAYNTGGPWGYTPKGGTGVPTRTMFAVLEDIAQNG encoded by the coding sequence GTGAGTAGCGCACCCGGCTATCAGGCCCCCACCGTCACCGTCAGCTCGGCTCTGCCCCGCAGGGGCGTCGCCGACGCTGTCCTGATCGTTCCCGTCGTCACCGACAAATCCGGCCCGAAGGTTCTGGCCGCCGAGTCCTATCTGGACGACGAGATTATCGGCGCCATCGAATCGGGTCTGCGGGCGCTGGGCGCCTCGGGCGCCGAGGGTCAGTCGCACCGCCTCGTAGTCGCCGCGTTGCCGGTGGCGAGCGTGCTGGCAGTCGGCCTGGGTGAGCCGCGCGAGATCTGGCCGGCCGACGTGATCCGTCGCGCCGCCGGCAGCGCTGCCCGATCGCTGGACAAGGTCGGTTCGGTGGTGACGACGCTGAGCGCGATCGATCTGGAGGCCACCGTCGAAGGCCTGATCCTCGGCGCATACCGGTTCAGCGAGTTCCGCAGTGCCAAGACCGCTCCCAAGGACCCGGGACTGACGAAGATCGTCGCGTTGACCCCCGATACGAAGGCCGCCGCCAAGAAGGCCGCGGACCGTGCTGTTGATATCGCCACGGCCGTGGCCACTGCCCGCGATTTCGTGAACACTCCGCCGAGCCACTTGTTCCCGGCCGAATTCGCCAAACGGGCAAAGGATTTGGGTGAGGCGTACGGCCTCGAAGTGGAGGTGCTCGACGACAAGGCACTCACCAAAGCCGGCTACGGGGGCATCGTCGGGGTCGGGAAGGGGTCCTCACGCCCGCCGCGGCTGGTGCGTCTGGCCCACCGCGGCGGCGGTCGGTCGCGTACGCGAGGAGCACGATCAGCCGGAGTGAAGACCGTCGCGTTGGTGGGTAAGGGCATCACGTTCGACACCGGCGGCATCTCGATCAAGCCAGCCGCCAACATGCACCACATGACATCCGACATGGGCGGTGCCGCCGCCGTCATCGCGACCGTGGTGCTGGCCGCCCAACAGCAGCTGCCCATCGACGTGATCGCCACCGTCCCCATGGCCGAGAACATGCCCTCGGCCACCGCGCAGCGGCCCGGTGACGTACTCACGCAGTACGGCGGCACGACTGTCGAGGTGCTCAACACCGACGCCGAAGGGCGACTGATTCTCGCCGACGCCATCGTGCGGGCCTGCGAGGACAATCCGGACTACCTGATCGAGACATCCACGCTGACCGGTGCCCAGACGGTCGCGCTGGGCGCCCGCACCCCGGGCGTGATGGGCAGCGACGAGTTCCGCGACCGGGTGGCGACGCTGTCGCAGTCCGTCGGCGAAAACGGTTGGGCCATGCCGCTTCCCGAAGAACTCAAGGAAGACCTCAAGTCCACGGTCGCCGACCTGGCCAACGTCAGCGGCTCGCGCTTCGCCGGAATGCTGGTCGCCGGAACGTATCTGCGCGAGTTCGTCGCCGACGGCGTCCAGTGGGCTCACATCGATGTCGCCGCGCCGGCCTACAACACCGGCGGGCCGTGGGGTTACACGCCGAAGGGCGGCACCGGCGTTCCGACGCGGACCATGTTCGCGGTCCTGGAGGACATAGCGCAGAACGGCTAG
- the gcvT gene encoding glycine cleavage system aminomethyltransferase GcvT, with amino-acid sequence MSDDLLHGPLEDRHRALGASFAEFGGWLMPVSYAGTVAEHTATRTAVGLFDVSHLGKALVRGPGAAAYVNSALTNDLNRIGPGKAQYTLCCNESGGVIDDLIAYYVSDDEIFLVPNAANTAAVVAELQRHAPTGLTITDEHRSYAVLAVQGPKSAEVLSGLGLPTDMDYMAFADAEIDGVRTRVCRTGYTGEHGYELLPPWDGAGVVFDALAAAVQAAGGELAGLGARDTLRTEMGYPLHGHELSLEISPLQARCGWAIGWGKDAFWGREALLAEKQAGPRRVLRGLKALGRGVLRADLTVLDGDTPVGVTTSGTFSPTLKVGIALALLDTAHEIADGQRVAVDVRGRAIECEVVKPPFVATNTR; translated from the coding sequence GTGAGCGACGATCTGTTGCACGGCCCGCTGGAAGACCGCCACCGCGCCCTCGGCGCCAGTTTCGCGGAGTTCGGTGGCTGGCTGATGCCGGTGTCCTACGCCGGAACTGTCGCCGAACACACCGCCACCCGCACCGCCGTCGGCCTCTTCGACGTCAGCCACCTGGGCAAGGCGCTCGTCCGCGGGCCCGGAGCAGCGGCGTACGTCAACTCGGCGCTCACCAACGACCTCAACCGGATCGGACCCGGTAAAGCGCAATACACGTTGTGCTGCAACGAATCCGGGGGAGTGATCGACGATCTCATCGCTTACTACGTCTCCGACGACGAGATCTTCCTGGTGCCCAATGCGGCCAACACCGCCGCGGTGGTCGCCGAGCTGCAGCGCCACGCGCCGACCGGGCTGACCATCACCGACGAACACCGTTCCTACGCGGTGCTGGCGGTGCAGGGCCCGAAATCCGCCGAGGTGCTCAGTGGACTGGGCCTGCCCACAGACATGGACTACATGGCTTTCGCCGACGCCGAGATCGACGGCGTCAGAACCCGGGTCTGCCGTACCGGCTACACCGGCGAACACGGGTACGAGCTGCTGCCCCCGTGGGATGGTGCCGGGGTGGTGTTCGACGCCCTGGCCGCCGCGGTGCAGGCCGCCGGTGGTGAACTCGCCGGTCTCGGCGCCCGCGACACGTTGCGTACCGAGATGGGTTACCCGCTGCACGGCCACGAGCTGTCGTTGGAGATATCGCCGCTGCAGGCCCGCTGCGGCTGGGCGATCGGCTGGGGCAAGGACGCGTTCTGGGGGCGTGAAGCGTTGCTGGCCGAGAAGCAGGCCGGGCCGCGTCGCGTACTGCGCGGGCTGAAGGCTTTGGGCCGCGGGGTGCTGCGGGCCGACCTGACCGTGCTCGACGGCGACACCCCGGTCGGCGTGACCACGTCGGGAACGTTCTCACCCACTTTGAAAGTCGGCATCGCACTGGCTCTGCTCGACACCGCCCACGAGATCGCCGACGGCCAGCGGGTCGCGGTGGACGTGCGCGGCCGCGCAATCGAATGCGAGGTTGTGAAGCCGCCGTTTGTGGCCACCAATACTCGCTAG